A segment of the Lycium barbarum isolate Lr01 chromosome 7, ASM1917538v2, whole genome shotgun sequence genome:
ATTAACAGTGTTTGAAAAAAGGAATCATAGCTTGCTCTATTACAGATTTACAGTAATTAATATAGTAGAACATTAAATTAATAGGACAATTCACTTTTGCTCCTTCCAATCATAATGTCTCACAAATATAATGATTTTAATCGTATTTTAAGCTAAAAATGAAAACTAGAATTTATCAATAATTAAGAAACTAAAATTataaattttccaaaaataagTTTAACATTATGGGTTGATTGGTCGTTGGACCGTTGAAAGGTCCCCTTCCCTTGGTTAGTTCCAAAACTTTGCTGAATAGACTGAATGTTTTTTATTCAACTTTAGTAATCTCGTAATTATCTACGTGAATTTGAACATATAACATGACTTAATAATCAGAGACAATTCGTGATTTGAAATCCACATATTCAGTAATTGCTGAAcaaatatatagtataaaatttGGACCAAACTTACTGAATTCTGCTGAATCTGTACATTCTATACTAGCTCCGGTTCAGACTTAGTTCTGTGTAAATAATAAGCCTCTCAAACACGCGAGGGCAAAGACACATCTAGGATTTAAAGACAACGAGAACACCACAAAATTGTTGGCCGTAGTTGCCTCGTTGGACGCCAAAGAACTTCATGTGACGACTGGCAAGTAGCTTCGTAGCGGACTAATAGCGTGAGAAGCTGGATATAGCATTAGATGAAGCTCTATAAAAAATGAAATTACGGTTATAGTGAAAGTATTAAAATtataaaacaaaaaacaaaaaaaactttgTCATATAGGTTCAAACCCAAGTCACAACTAACCAAACCATCTACTTCAACGTTCTCTGTCAAGCTTTAGTTTATTTGGGTGTCTAatcagatacatatacataaatcatTTTTCCTAAGTTAACGGAACGGGGTCGGGTGATCTCCTATCGATCTACATCCACCTTTACCTGAGGACATTGCCTAATTTAATGAAGTGCGATGAAAATTATACGGATAGCCTAATTTAATGAATTGAGATGTAAATTATGAAATATCATGAATCCCCGActtttgtaggacaaaaaaaaaaaaaattgaaccaaactaacacaaaaaaaaaaaaacataagtaggtttcacgcactaatttagtgcgcgaaaggaccaaactgcaaaaataacagtttggcctttcacgcacgaaatttgtGCGTGAATGAGAGGCCCTGAAATTCAACTTTTTATTCATCAGCTCCTTAGTCAACAAATTACAATTTCAATCATTGTTCTCAATTGTACATGTAGAGTAGTCAAATGTAGGTCTTTGGAATTACGGACTCctctattttttaattaataatacataaaagcTTAGGCGGATTCAAAATTTTTAATTTATGGATTTTGAATTCTAGAAAAGTCAGTTTACTTTGGATAAATTATTTATGCATATTAAGTGATTTCttaacaaataaatatttttaaccaAATCTAGTAAATACTTACTtcaggcaccttttcaacccctaaaatgacgatctgaacgtctacgtatccttgatgtattgggcctacattattgtacgcagaaaaaaatatcaggttctatataaaatattgacgtttcggagtcttgacacacgactaatcgttggtcaaagtatgaaaaaacactaagttttttcaaacaaactTACTTCGCGGTTAGCTTGAACCATTTTAATATAATGTTTACGTTTCTTCCGATAAAGCAtgcttttcattttttcaaatattCTTTTCGTATTAATAAGTTGACCCAGATTTTTCAATTTGAAAAACAAGGAATCCGTGAATAGAAACAAGGAGTTCGTGAATAAAAACATTTCAATTGTATAATTATCTCTTTACAATTTCACAATATCTACTTTGTCGCTACTATAATAGTATTCCTTTTATTATAATTAGACTACATCTCAATTTTGTAGTGTTTTTGACCAATTCAAAAGTTTCAAACCCCTCCTCCAAGACTTCATTTTATAATATCCTAAATTCGTAGAAGTGTACATTAAATTATTTCAACGTGCCACAGGTATACCTCTTTTACAAGGATTTAATAGTCAAACGAACCCCAATATCTCATAGAACATTCcacgaaatatatatatatatatatatatatatatatatatatatatatatatatatatatatatatatatatataatccctTATTGAATAGCCAAAAAAGAAATAGATTAATTAAGAAGTGTTCAAGCCCTCTCTTTTGAGTTGACTATTTCTATATTCCCCCTCTTTTGGATCTAGTCTTCCAAATGAACTCTTATAAATAAGCTTATGCACCATCTCTTTTTTATATAAAGTCTCAAATTGAATTCAACATTAAAGTGATCACTCCAAAACAAAATCAATCCGAAATCTCCCTATAATCTCTTTGTATTTTCCCACTAAATGTTCAATCATTTTATTTGTGGAAATTTTCATCATCAAGAAGAAGATAATGATATGGAAACATTAAGCCCTTGTTCAACTCCAAAAAGATCATCAAAAAGAACTTCATTGTCAAGAACCAAAAATAGTAGATATAATCCTTATGCAGACCGTGGCCTAGACAAATTTTCAGCACTTTTAGCCAATCTTgaagaaaaaaaacaagaaatTTATACCCAAATGGGATCTGATGATATCTCTTTTGTTCGTTTCGTTTTCTCGAATTCAAATTCAATCAAGCCCATTGTTGTCAAATTGAAGGACAAAAATCAAACATCATCAAGTGACACTGATGATGACAAACAAATGATCAAGAAGAACTCAGAGTTCGTCGATAAGAAGACCATTCACGAGGTGTCAAATATTCCAGCTAGTGAAATTGATCAAGAACGAAAAGTAGAATCGAGGAGAAGGAAATTTTTAAGGAATTTGAAGTTGGCA
Coding sequences within it:
- the LOC132601857 gene encoding uncharacterized protein LOC132601857, producing the protein METLSPCSTPKRSSKRTSLSRTKNSRYNPYADRGLDKFSALLANLEEKKQEIYTQMGSDDISFVRFVFSNSNSIKPIVVKLKDKNQTSSSDTDDDKQMIKKNSEFVDKKTIHEVSNIPASEIDQERKVESRRRKFLRNLKLANFKKPTYYMPLAIILILVFLAVYGRCFAILCTSIGWYTIPTIKASSRRTKRKWQSGCQGKKSNSILSGNQDHSAGHLTHKGKINQVMG